One segment of Pseudomonas sp. FP2196 DNA contains the following:
- a CDS encoding sigma-54 dependent transcriptional regulator, with the protein MPHILIVEDETIIRSALRRLLERNQYQVSEAGSVQEAQERFTIPTFDLIVSDLRLPGAPGTELIKLGQGTPVLIMTSYASLRSAVDSMKMGAVDYIAKPFDHDEMLQAVARILRDRQSAPAAGEVVTGKTANGSGKAAVDNSNGEIGIIGSCPPMQDLYSKIRKVAPTDSNVLIQGESGTGKELVARALHNLSKRAKAPMISVNCAAIPESLIESELFGHEKGAFTGASAGRAGLVEAADGGTLFLDEIGELPLEAQARLLRVLQEGEIRRVGSVQSQKVDVRLIAATHRDLKSLAKIGQFREDLYYRLHVIALKLPALRERGADVNEIATAFLARQSARINRTDLKFAADAEQAIRHYSWPGNVRELENAVERAVILSESPEISADLLGIDIELSDLEDDEFIGLPPQTAGNTSNSSHEPTEDLSLEDYFQHFVLEHQDHMTETELARKLGVSRKCLWERRQRLGIPRRKTGVASES; encoded by the coding sequence ATGCCGCACATTTTGATCGTCGAAGACGAAACAATTATCCGCTCCGCCTTGCGCCGCCTGCTGGAACGCAACCAGTACCAGGTCAGCGAAGCCGGTTCAGTGCAGGAAGCACAAGAACGCTTCACCATTCCTACGTTCGATCTGATCGTCAGCGATCTGCGCCTGCCGGGTGCGCCGGGTACCGAGCTGATCAAGCTTGGTCAGGGCACGCCGGTGCTGATCATGACCAGTTACGCCAGCCTGCGCTCGGCGGTCGACTCGATGAAGATGGGCGCGGTGGACTACATCGCCAAGCCTTTCGACCACGATGAAATGCTTCAGGCCGTCGCGCGGATCCTTCGTGACCGTCAATCGGCGCCAGCTGCAGGCGAAGTTGTTACCGGTAAAACCGCCAATGGCAGCGGCAAAGCCGCCGTCGACAACAGCAACGGCGAAATCGGCATTATCGGTTCCTGCCCGCCAATGCAGGATCTGTACAGCAAGATCCGCAAAGTCGCGCCGACCGACTCCAATGTCCTGATTCAGGGCGAGTCCGGCACCGGTAAAGAGCTGGTTGCCCGCGCCCTGCACAACCTGTCGAAACGCGCCAAGGCGCCGATGATCTCGGTGAACTGCGCGGCCATCCCGGAAAGCCTGATCGAATCCGAACTGTTCGGCCACGAGAAAGGCGCGTTCACTGGCGCCAGCGCCGGGCGTGCCGGTCTGGTGGAAGCGGCGGACGGCGGCACGTTGTTCCTCGACGAAATCGGCGAATTGCCGCTGGAAGCCCAGGCCCGTCTGCTACGGGTGTTGCAGGAAGGCGAGATTCGCCGGGTTGGCTCCGTTCAGTCGCAAAAGGTCGATGTGCGTTTGATCGCCGCGACCCACCGCGATCTGAAGAGCCTGGCGAAAATCGGCCAGTTCCGCGAAGACCTTTATTACCGTCTTCACGTGATCGCGTTGAAGCTGCCGGCCCTGCGCGAGCGTGGCGCCGACGTCAACGAAATCGCGACGGCCTTCCTCGCCCGCCAGAGTGCGCGCATCAACCGTACCGACCTGAAATTTGCCGCGGATGCCGAACAGGCGATCCGTCACTATTCCTGGCCGGGTAACGTGCGAGAGCTGGAGAACGCTGTCGAGCGTGCGGTGATTCTGAGCGAGAGCCCGGAAATTTCCGCCGACCTGCTGGGCATCGATATCGAGCTGAGCGATCTGGAAGACGACGAGTTCATCGGTCTGCCGCCACAGACGGCGGGTAACACCAGCAACAGCAGCCATGAACCGACCGAAGATCTGTCGCTGGAAGACTACTTCCAGCACTTCGTGCTTGAGCACCAGGATCACATGACCGAGACCGAACTGGCGCGCAAACTGGGCGTCAGCCGTAAATGCCTGTGGGAACGCCGTCAGCGCCTGGGCATCCCACGGCGCAAGACCGGGGTCGCCAGCGAGAGCTGA
- a CDS encoding sensor histidine kinase: protein MPMSFSLTQMILVSAAYLAVLFGVAWISERGMIPRAIIRHPLTYTLSLGVYASAWAFYGTVGLAYQYGYGFLSSYLGVSGAFLLAPVLLYPILKITRTYQLSSLADLFAFRFRSTWAGALTTIFMLIGVLPLLALQIQAVADSIGILTGEPIQSRVALAFCALIILFTIFFGSRHIATREKHEGLVFAIAFESVIKLIALGGVGLYALYGVFDGPQQLELWLLQNQTALAALHTPLQEGPWRTLLLVFFASAIVMPHMYHMTFTENLNPRSLVSASWGLPLFLLLMSLAVPLILWAGLKLGATTDPEYFTLGIGIAANSKPLALLAYVGGLSAASGLIIVTTLALSGMALNHLVLPLYQPPAEGNIYRWLKWTRRALIVAIIMAGFCFYLLLGAGQDLANLGIVAFVATLQFLPGVLSVLYWPTANRRGFIAGLLAGILVWVITMLLPLVGNLQGFYIPLLNMIYVLDDTSWHMAAIASLAANVLMFTLISLFTNASPEEASAAEACAVDNVRRPQRRELHAASPQEFATQLAKPLGAKAAQKEVEQALRDLYLPFDERRPYALRRLRDRIEANLSGLMGPSVAQDMVETFLPYKAGGENYVTEDIHFIESRLEDYHSRLTGLAAELDALRRYHRQTLQELPMGVCSLAKDQEILMWNKAMEELTGIAAQRVVGSRLSTIGEPWKELLQGFINLPDEHLHKQHLALDGQTRWLNLHKAAIDEPLAPGNSGLVLLVEDLTETQMLEDKLVHSERLASIGRLAAGVAHEIGNPITGIACLAQNLREEREEDDELTEISGQILEQTKRVSRIVQSLMSFAHAGSHQHSDEPVCLAEVAQDAIGLLALNRRNFEVQFYNLCDPDHWVEGDPQRLAQVLINLLSNARDASPAGSAVRVKSEAGEHTVDLIVEDEGSGIPKNIMDRLFEPFFTTKDPGEGTGLGLALVYSIVEEHYGQITIDSPADVQSQRGTRIRVTLPRHVEATSAVN, encoded by the coding sequence ATGCCGATGAGCTTTAGCCTGACCCAGATGATTCTGGTCAGCGCCGCCTACCTGGCGGTGCTGTTCGGTGTAGCCTGGATCAGCGAACGGGGCATGATCCCCCGGGCGATCATTCGCCACCCGTTGACTTACACCCTGTCGCTGGGGGTCTATGCCAGTGCCTGGGCGTTCTACGGCACGGTGGGCCTGGCCTATCAGTACGGTTACGGCTTTCTTTCGAGTTATCTCGGCGTATCCGGCGCGTTTCTGCTGGCGCCGGTGTTGCTCTATCCGATTCTGAAAATTACCCGCACCTATCAACTGTCGTCGCTGGCGGATCTGTTCGCCTTCCGATTTCGCAGTACCTGGGCCGGGGCACTGACCACGATTTTCATGCTGATCGGCGTATTGCCGTTGCTGGCATTGCAGATTCAGGCCGTGGCCGACTCCATCGGCATTCTCACGGGCGAGCCGATTCAGAGTCGCGTGGCGTTGGCGTTCTGTGCGCTGATCATTTTGTTCACGATTTTCTTTGGCTCGCGCCACATCGCCACCCGCGAGAAACACGAAGGGCTGGTGTTCGCGATTGCCTTTGAGTCGGTGATCAAACTGATCGCCCTCGGCGGCGTTGGCCTGTACGCCCTCTATGGCGTGTTCGACGGCCCGCAACAGCTGGAACTCTGGCTGCTGCAAAACCAGACCGCCCTCGCCGCATTGCACACGCCGTTGCAGGAAGGCCCGTGGCGCACGCTGCTGCTGGTGTTCTTCGCCTCGGCGATCGTGATGCCGCACATGTATCACATGACCTTTACCGAGAACCTCAACCCGCGCTCACTGGTGAGTGCCAGTTGGGGCCTGCCGCTGTTCCTGTTGTTGATGAGTCTGGCGGTGCCGCTGATCCTGTGGGCCGGCCTCAAGCTGGGCGCCACCACCGACCCGGAATACTTCACCCTCGGCATCGGCATTGCCGCCAACAGCAAGCCTTTGGCATTGCTCGCCTACGTTGGCGGCCTGTCAGCGGCCAGCGGGCTGATCATCGTCACCACCCTGGCGTTGTCGGGCATGGCCCTGAACCACCTGGTGCTGCCGCTTTATCAGCCACCGGCCGAAGGCAACATCTACCGCTGGCTGAAATGGACGCGCCGGGCGCTGATCGTCGCGATCATCATGGCCGGTTTCTGCTTCTATCTGCTGCTCGGCGCCGGACAGGATCTGGCCAATCTCGGCATCGTTGCCTTCGTCGCGACGCTGCAATTCCTGCCGGGCGTGCTGTCGGTGCTGTACTGGCCGACCGCCAACCGTCGTGGCTTCATTGCCGGTCTGCTGGCCGGAATTCTGGTCTGGGTGATCACCATGCTGTTGCCGCTGGTCGGCAATCTGCAGGGTTTCTACATTCCGCTGCTGAACATGATTTACGTGCTGGACGACACCAGTTGGCACATGGCTGCCATCGCGTCACTGGCCGCCAACGTATTGATGTTCACCCTGATCTCGCTGTTTACCAACGCCAGTCCCGAAGAAGCCAGCGCCGCCGAAGCCTGCGCTGTGGATAACGTGCGCCGCCCGCAACGCCGAGAACTGCACGCCGCCTCGCCTCAGGAGTTCGCCACGCAGTTGGCCAAACCACTGGGTGCCAAGGCTGCGCAGAAAGAAGTCGAGCAAGCGCTGCGAGACCTTTATCTGCCGTTCGACGAACGCCGCCCTTATGCCTTGCGCCGTCTGCGTGACCGCATCGAAGCCAACCTTTCCGGCCTGATGGGCCCGAGCGTGGCTCAGGACATGGTCGAAACCTTCCTGCCGTACAAGGCCGGCGGCGAAAACTATGTCACCGAAGACATTCATTTCATCGAAAGCCGCCTCGAGGATTACCACTCGCGCCTCACAGGTTTAGCCGCTGAACTCGACGCCCTGCGCCGCTACCACCGCCAGACCTTGCAGGAACTGCCGATGGGTGTTTGCTCGCTGGCCAAGGATCAAGAGATCCTGATGTGGAACAAGGCCATGGAGGAGCTGACCGGGATCGCCGCGCAGCGCGTGGTCGGCTCTCGTTTGAGTACCATCGGCGAGCCGTGGAAAGAATTGCTGCAAGGCTTCATCAACTTGCCTGACGAGCATTTGCACAAACAGCACCTGGCGCTCGATGGCCAGACCCGCTGGCTGAACCTGCACAAAGCCGCGATTGATGAACCGCTGGCGCCGGGTAACAGCGGCCTGGTGTTACTGGTGGAAGATCTGACCGAAACCCAGATGCTCGAAGACAAACTGGTGCACTCCGAACGCCTGGCGAGCATCGGTCGCCTGGCAGCGGGTGTGGCTCACGAAATCGGCAACCCGATCACCGGCATCGCCTGTCTGGCGCAGAACCTGCGCGAAGAGCGCGAAGAAGACGACGAACTGACCGAGATCAGCGGGCAGATTCTCGAACAGACCAAACGCGTGTCCCGCATCGTTCAGTCGCTGATGAGTTTTGCCCACGCCGGCAGCCATCAGCACAGCGACGAGCCCGTTTGTCTGGCGGAAGTGGCCCAGGATGCCATCGGCCTGCTGGCCCTGAACCGACGCAACTTCGAAGTGCAGTTCTACAACCTGTGCGACCCGGATCACTGGGTCGAAGGCGACCCCCAGCGGCTCGCCCAGGTATTGATCAATCTGCTCTCCAACGCCCGTGATGCCTCGCCTGCGGGCAGTGCGGTGCGGGTCAAGAGTGAAGCCGGCGAACACACGGTCGATCTGATCGTCGAAGACGAAGGCAGCGGTATTCCGAAGAACATCATGGACCGATTGTTCGAACCCTTCTTCACCACAAAGGATCCTGGCGAAGGCACCGGTCTGGGCCTTGCACTGGTCTATTCCATCGTTGAAGAGCATTATGGACAAATCACCATCGACAGCCCGGCTGATGTACAAAGCCAACGCGGCACCCGTATCCGGGTGACCTTACCGCGTCATGTCGAAGCGACGTCCGCTGTGAACTGA
- a CDS encoding pyridoxal phosphate-dependent aminotransferase produces the protein MAQPYSARSRAIEPFHVMALLARANELQAEGHDVIHLEIGEPDFTTAEPIIRAGQAALTAGKTRYTAARGIPELREAISGFYQSRYGLNIDPRRILITPGGSGALLLASALLVDPGKHWLLADPGYPCNRHFLRLVEGAAQLVPVGPDVRYQLTPDLVERHWDHDSVGALVASPANPTGTILTRDELAGLSTAIKARHGHLVVDEIYHGLTYGTDAASVLEVDDSAFVLNSFSKYFGMTGWRLGWLVAPDAAVSELEKLAQNLYISAPSMAQYAALACFEPDTIAILEERRAEFGRRRDFLLPALRALGFNIAVEPEGAFYLYADISQFGGDAFAFCRHFLETEHVAFTPGLDFGRYHASHHVRFAYTQNLPRLQEAVERIARGLKSWQG, from the coding sequence ATGGCTCAGCCCTACAGTGCGCGCAGTCGTGCGATCGAACCGTTCCATGTGATGGCGCTGCTGGCGCGGGCCAACGAGTTGCAGGCTGAAGGTCACGACGTGATCCACCTGGAAATCGGCGAGCCGGACTTCACCACGGCCGAGCCGATCATCCGTGCCGGGCAAGCGGCGCTGACCGCGGGCAAGACCCGTTACACCGCGGCGCGCGGCATTCCTGAACTGCGCGAGGCGATTTCCGGGTTTTATCAATCGCGCTATGGCCTGAATATCGATCCGCGGCGGATTCTGATCACTCCGGGCGGCTCCGGCGCCTTGTTGCTCGCCAGCGCGTTGTTGGTCGATCCCGGCAAACACTGGCTGTTGGCAGACCCGGGCTATCCGTGCAACCGGCACTTCTTGCGCCTGGTCGAAGGCGCGGCGCAGTTGGTTCCTGTAGGGCCGGACGTGCGTTATCAACTGACCCCTGATCTGGTCGAGCGCCATTGGGATCACGACAGCGTCGGTGCATTGGTTGCCTCGCCGGCCAATCCGACCGGGACGATCCTCACCCGCGATGAACTGGCCGGGTTATCCACAGCCATCAAGGCGCGGCACGGGCATCTGGTGGTGGACGAGATCTATCACGGCCTGACTTATGGCACTGACGCGGCAAGTGTTCTGGAGGTCGATGACAGTGCTTTTGTCCTCAACAGCTTCTCCAAATATTTCGGCATGACCGGTTGGCGTCTCGGCTGGCTGGTCGCGCCGGATGCGGCGGTGAGTGAGCTGGAGAAACTCGCGCAGAACCTCTACATCAGCGCGCCGAGCATGGCCCAGTACGCCGCGCTGGCCTGTTTCGAGCCGGACACCATTGCGATTCTCGAAGAGCGCCGCGCCGAGTTCGGACGTCGCCGGGACTTTCTCCTTCCGGCATTGCGTGCGTTGGGATTCAACATCGCCGTTGAACCCGAGGGTGCGTTCTATTTGTATGCAGATATCAGCCAGTTCGGCGGCGATGCCTTCGCGTTCTGTCGTCATTTCCTCGAAACCGAACACGTTGCGTTCACGCCGGGACTGGATTTTGGCCGCTATCATGCCAGCCACCATGTGCGTTTTGCCTACACGCAAAACCTCCCTCGCTTACAGGAAGCGGTGGAGCGGATTGCGCGTGGCTTGAAGAGTTGGCAAGGCTGA
- the gluQRS gene encoding tRNA glutamyl-Q(34) synthetase GluQRS has translation MTAKTSPAYIGRFAPTPSGHLHFGSLVAALASYLDARSVGGRWLVRMEDLDPPREEPGAQAAILKALESYGFEWDGEMVRQSDRHDAYAEVLNSLFNHGLAYACTCSRKQLEPYDGIYPGLCRNAGHDQQDAAIRLRVPELEYHFIDRVQGEYRQHLGRDVGDFVIRRRDGLYAYQLAVVLDDAWQGITDIVRGADLLDSTPRQLYLQELLGLRQPRYLHLPLITQPDGNKLGKSYRSPPLEADQATPLLLRALRALGQNPGAELAHATPQELLNWGSTHWDATKIPRTLTLPEAQLR, from the coding sequence ATGACTGCCAAAACATCCCCCGCCTACATCGGCCGCTTCGCCCCAACCCCCAGTGGCCACTTGCACTTCGGTTCGCTGGTTGCCGCCCTCGCCTCTTATCTTGATGCACGTTCGGTTGGCGGACGTTGGCTGGTGCGCATGGAAGATCTCGATCCGCCCCGTGAAGAACCCGGTGCGCAAGCGGCGATCCTCAAGGCGCTGGAAAGTTACGGTTTCGAATGGGACGGCGAGATGGTGCGCCAAAGTGATCGGCACGACGCGTATGCCGAAGTGCTCAATAGCCTGTTCAATCATGGCCTGGCCTACGCGTGCACCTGCTCGCGCAAACAGCTGGAGCCCTATGACGGGATTTATCCAGGGCTGTGCCGCAATGCCGGCCACGACCAGCAGGACGCGGCAATCCGCCTGCGCGTGCCGGAACTCGAATACCACTTCATCGATCGGGTGCAGGGCGAATACCGACAGCATCTGGGCCGTGATGTCGGCGACTTCGTGATTCGCCGTCGCGACGGCCTCTATGCCTATCAATTGGCCGTGGTGCTCGACGATGCCTGGCAAGGCATTACCGACATCGTGCGCGGCGCCGACCTGCTCGACTCCACGCCACGCCAGCTCTATCTGCAAGAACTGTTGGGCCTGCGTCAGCCGCGTTATCTGCACCTGCCTTTGATCACCCAGCCGGACGGCAACAAGCTCGGCAAGTCCTACCGCTCGCCGCCGCTGGAAGCCGACCAAGCCACGCCGTTGCTGCTGCGGGCCTTGCGCGCACTGGGGCAAAACCCCGGCGCCGAACTGGCACATGCGACACCACAGGAATTGCTCAACTGGGGCAGCACCCACTGGGATGCAACGAAGATCCCGCGCACACTGACCCTGCCCGAAGCGCAACTGCGATGA
- the dksA gene encoding RNA polymerase-binding protein DksA, producing the protein MPTQAKQQQNQTISGFEPYVPKAGEEYMGAPMRAHFTKILNKWKQDLMQEVDRTVDHMKDEAANFPDPADRASQEEEFALELRARDRERKLIKKIDKTLELIQDEEYGWCESCGIEIGVKRLEARPTADLCIDCKTLAEIKEKQVGK; encoded by the coding sequence ATGCCCACCCAAGCAAAGCAACAGCAGAATCAGACAATCAGTGGCTTCGAACCCTACGTTCCGAAGGCTGGTGAAGAGTACATGGGCGCCCCGATGCGCGCGCACTTCACCAAGATCCTGAACAAGTGGAAACAGGACTTGATGCAGGAAGTCGACCGTACTGTTGATCACATGAAGGACGAAGCAGCCAACTTCCCTGACCCGGCAGACCGTGCCAGTCAGGAAGAGGAATTCGCCCTCGAACTGCGCGCCCGCGACCGCGAGCGCAAGTTGATCAAGAAGATCGACAAGACGCTGGAGCTGATCCAGGACGAAGAATACGGCTGGTGCGAGTCCTGCGGCATCGAGATCGGCGTCAAACGTCTCGAAGCCCGTCCTACCGCGGATCTGTGCATCGACTGCAAGACCCTGGCGGAAATCAAGGAAAAGCAGGTCGGCAAGTAA